A genomic window from Sporosarcina sp. Marseille-Q4063 includes:
- a CDS encoding cbb3-type cytochrome c oxidase subunit I gives MGVGFLLLYIDTGRAIIKKYGSLGKGLGWDVLSGKKAVEDAPPTTVVASTMVTIVNISALTAGATVLIVNMISVVNPAFTFNPLLAKNLTYAFGHIFANATIYMAVIAVYEILSRKTGRPWKANKPFLIAWTMSTLFTMIVYPHHLLMDSVMPKWILILGQVLSYANGLPVLIITAYGALMIVYKSGIKWDMGSALIFLSMFGWTAGVIPAMVDSAIVVNHVMHNTKWVPGHFHMYMGLGVIAMMFGFMYFIAKNDSPLKTNGLDKFAFILYSLSMFGVCVSFLISGAISTPRRFATHLPEWMGPAQVGAITGVFVVVGISIFVIHFVRYVFARNRSKTTTAVSRKKQQADAA, from the coding sequence TTGGGTGTTGGCTTCCTATTACTTTATATTGATACGGGTCGAGCGATTATTAAAAAGTATGGAAGTCTTGGAAAAGGACTCGGCTGGGACGTTCTTTCTGGAAAAAAAGCAGTGGAAGATGCACCGCCGACAACAGTCGTGGCGAGTACGATGGTAACAATTGTCAATATATCGGCGTTGACTGCTGGAGCGACTGTGCTTATTGTCAACATGATCAGTGTCGTTAACCCTGCGTTTACATTTAACCCGTTGTTGGCTAAAAACTTAACGTACGCATTCGGACATATTTTTGCGAACGCCACGATTTATATGGCTGTTATCGCGGTTTATGAAATTTTATCACGCAAAACGGGCCGACCTTGGAAGGCGAATAAACCATTTTTGATTGCGTGGACAATGTCAACACTATTTACAATGATCGTCTATCCTCACCATCTTCTGATGGATAGCGTGATGCCTAAATGGATTTTAATTCTCGGGCAGGTTTTATCGTATGCGAATGGTTTGCCTGTATTAATAATTACAGCTTATGGCGCATTGATGATAGTTTATAAATCGGGCATCAAATGGGATATGGGTTCAGCGCTAATCTTTTTATCGATGTTCGGTTGGACGGCTGGCGTCATTCCTGCAATGGTTGACTCAGCGATTGTTGTCAATCACGTCATGCACAATACGAAATGGGTACCCGGGCATTTCCATATGTATATGGGGCTCGGTGTGATTGCGATGATGTTCGGCTTTATGTATTTCATTGCCAAAAATGATAGTCCACTAAAAACAAATGGCTTGGATAAATTTGCATTCATCCTCTATTCGTTGTCGATGTTTGGTGTTTGTGTATCATTCCTTATTTCGGGCGCGATTAGTACACCAAGACGCTTTGCAACACATCTGCCTGAGTGGATGGGACCTGCTCAAGTGGGAGCAATCACAGGCGTGTTCGTTGTAGTTGGTATTTCAATATTTGTCATTCACTTTGTTCGCTATGTTTTTGCAAGAAATAGAAGCAAAACAACAACAGCCGTTAGCAGAAAGAAGCAACAAGCAGACGCGGCTTAA
- a CDS encoding cytochrome C oxidase subunit II, whose product MVQTVAWVVSLVCILVIAAAFGFVAVKSTQKRDYEPIVKKWYKIRKVYGTIVVILMIVAMVYTLRELPFNQPVYSKGNEPVIVDVEALQFGWNISEKEFDVGQSIEFHVTTADVTHGFGIYDEDMNLIAQTQAMPEYTNVVYITFDKPGTYTILCLEYCGLAHHIMMDEIVIK is encoded by the coding sequence ATGGTTCAAACAGTGGCGTGGGTAGTGAGTTTGGTTTGTATTTTGGTGATTGCAGCGGCTTTTGGTTTTGTTGCGGTCAAATCCACACAAAAACGGGATTATGAGCCGATCGTGAAAAAGTGGTACAAAATCCGCAAGGTGTATGGGACGATTGTTGTTATTTTAATGATAGTGGCTATGGTTTATACGTTAAGAGAGTTACCTTTCAATCAGCCTGTCTACAGTAAGGGCAATGAGCCAGTCATTGTAGATGTGGAAGCGCTTCAATTTGGTTGGAATATTAGTGAAAAAGAGTTTGATGTTGGTCAGTCTATTGAATTTCATGTGACGACTGCGGATGTGACGCATGGTTTCGGAATTTACGATGAAGATATGAATCTAATTGCTCAAACGCAAGCGATGCCTGAATATACGAACGTTGTTTACATCACGTTTGACAAGCCTGGTACGTATACGATTCTTTGCTTGGAGTATTGTGGTTTGGCCCACCATATTATGATGGATGAAATTGTGATTAAGTAG
- a CDS encoding tellurite resistance/C4-dicarboxylate transporter family protein, whose product MGNLLKHTVFNLFSGYFSVVMATGALSIALHLLGMHSIAQGLLYVNIGVYLILWILTILRLVYFSSRVLIDITSHSNGPGFFTLVAGTCVFGSQLIIITENSQLASYLWGLGIVLWLTIMYIFFTAVTIRKDKPVLSEGINGAWLIAAVATQSISVLGTLLSDRVQNGQQIILFFTLCMFLLGCMLYLNIITLIFYRFTFLELKHDALTPPYWINMGAVAITTLAGSTLLLHAENWPLLVELTPFIKGFTLFFWITGTWWIPLLFMLMIWRHFYHRYSLKYDPQFWGMAFPLAMYTTSTFQLSKALQLPFLIIIPKIMVFISILAWLAIFTGMLHHLYTSYRKYRAI is encoded by the coding sequence ATGGGCAATCTATTAAAGCATACCGTCTTCAATCTTTTTTCAGGCTATTTTTCCGTTGTCATGGCAACGGGCGCGCTCTCCATCGCCTTGCATTTACTTGGTATGCATTCCATTGCCCAAGGGTTGTTGTACGTCAATATTGGAGTTTATCTAATTCTGTGGATACTAACTATTCTTCGTCTAGTTTATTTTTCCTCGCGTGTACTGATAGATATTACGAGCCATTCCAATGGACCGGGCTTCTTCACGCTAGTGGCGGGAACTTGCGTTTTCGGCAGCCAACTCATTATCATTACTGAAAACTCTCAACTGGCTAGCTATTTATGGGGACTCGGTATCGTCTTATGGCTGACGATTATGTATATCTTTTTCACAGCCGTGACCATACGGAAAGACAAACCTGTTTTGTCGGAAGGCATTAACGGAGCTTGGTTGATCGCCGCCGTGGCAACACAATCCATTTCAGTACTCGGCACTTTGCTGTCGGACCGGGTTCAGAATGGACAGCAAATAATACTATTCTTTACTTTATGTATGTTTCTATTAGGCTGTATGCTTTATCTAAATATCATTACGCTTATTTTTTATCGCTTCACCTTTTTGGAATTAAAACACGACGCTCTAACGCCACCATACTGGATCAATATGGGTGCCGTCGCCATCACGACATTAGCCGGTTCGACATTATTATTGCACGCTGAGAACTGGCCACTTCTTGTCGAATTAACACCGTTCATAAAGGGATTCACATTATTTTTCTGGATCACAGGCACGTGGTGGATTCCACTATTATTCATGCTTATGATTTGGCGTCATTTCTATCATCGTTATTCATTAAAATATGACCCGCAGTTCTGGGGAATGGCTTTCCCGCTCGCCATGTATACAACAAGCACATTCCAATTATCCAAAGCCTTACAACTGCCATTTTTAATCATCATTCCGAAAATCATGGTATTCATATCCATCCTAGCCTGGCTCGCCATTTTCACAGGAATGCTCCATCATCTATACACCAGCTATAGGAAATACCGAGCTATTTAA
- a CDS encoding DUF6429 family protein, producing the protein MEEKIKELTLLMLHLTSWIESDDFHKMPRSWKGYPFEMLNELSDEDLIRDSKRSKSVYLTEAGVKEAEALVEKYFSEDEKRR; encoded by the coding sequence ATGGAGGAAAAGATTAAGGAGCTTACTTTGTTAATGCTGCACTTGACGTCATGGATAGAATCGGACGATTTTCACAAAATGCCTAGAAGTTGGAAGGGGTATCCATTTGAAATGTTAAACGAACTCTCTGATGAGGACTTGATCAGGGATAGTAAAAGGTCTAAATCTGTTTATTTGACTGAGGCGGGTGTCAAAGAGGCGGAAGCTTTGGTGGAGAAGTATTTTTCTGAAGATGAAAAGAGGCGTTAA
- a CDS encoding plasmid pRiA4b ORF-3 family protein, with translation MKKAKDSKILITENDPTPIVGDFQSYLTYLATHPIKLTKTKGYLTKKDLLAIYPLMKCDTRDVSQHNSQLDYPLLHLFYNLSLILDFFKIKRTQSTATAIIQKEQIDVFMKMTATEQYVTLLDAFWMDADWEELQGEKWGVAPANINILTEALQDIPADYEIDLSQYEEIEHAVNRYGQFFFYFAYFGFWRFSLDLERSNVPSRPYCTIPKSITLTLLFTKIYRELYESWDPYKGMRGNQYFGLFDALFNLPGEFEEEEEEEIESLSELLRPFLSKGEFTSILKKKQPVYIEGTYLLKVMLSSSCWRTLQLSSDHTLLELHDLIQDVFDFDDDHLYAFYMDGKKFSKSCYNSPMDSHGPFVDDAEIGKLELYQGQNFLYLFDFGYEWTFKIQVVEIIEENKVSEPQIIEVFGDAPEQYSW, from the coding sequence ATGAAGAAGGCAAAGGACAGCAAGATTCTGATTACGGAAAATGACCCAACGCCTATTGTTGGTGATTTCCAATCCTATTTAACCTATTTGGCAACACATCCTATAAAACTTACGAAAACCAAAGGATATTTAACGAAAAAAGATTTGCTTGCCATTTATCCGCTAATGAAATGTGATACGAGAGATGTGTCGCAACATAATTCGCAATTAGACTATCCTCTCCTTCATTTGTTTTATAATCTATCACTCATTCTTGATTTTTTCAAGATCAAGCGTACACAATCCACTGCAACTGCTATCATTCAAAAAGAACAAATTGATGTTTTTATGAAAATGACGGCAACAGAACAATATGTTACTTTGTTAGATGCTTTTTGGATGGATGCTGATTGGGAAGAATTGCAAGGTGAAAAATGGGGTGTAGCACCTGCTAATATAAACATTTTAACAGAAGCTTTACAAGACATTCCAGCAGATTATGAAATAGATTTATCACAATATGAAGAGATTGAACACGCTGTCAATCGGTATGGGCAGTTTTTCTTTTACTTTGCTTACTTTGGATTTTGGCGATTTTCTCTTGATCTAGAGCGATCGAATGTTCCAAGTCGGCCGTATTGCACAATCCCAAAATCAATTACATTGACCCTATTATTCACAAAAATTTACCGTGAACTTTATGAATCTTGGGATCCGTATAAGGGTATGCGTGGAAATCAGTACTTTGGATTGTTTGACGCGCTATTTAATTTACCAGGTGAGTTTGAAGAGGAAGAAGAAGAGGAAATAGAGTCACTTTCAGAGTTATTAAGACCATTTTTGTCAAAAGGTGAGTTTACGTCGATATTAAAAAAGAAACAGCCTGTTTATATAGAAGGAACTTATCTTTTGAAAGTGATGTTAAGCTCCTCGTGCTGGAGAACTTTGCAATTATCGAGTGATCATACCTTACTTGAATTACACGACTTAATTCAGGATGTATTTGATTTTGACGATGACCATCTATATGCTTTTTATATGGATGGAAAAAAGTTTAGTAAATCCTGTTACAATTCGCCAATGGATTCCCACGGTCCCTTCGTGGATGACGCGGAAATAGGGAAGTTAGAATTGTACCAGGGACAAAACTTTCTATACTTATTTGACTTCGGATATGAATGGACATTCAAAATTCAAGTAGTAGAAATTATTGAAGAGAATAAAGTTTCCGAGCCACAGATTATAGAGGTATTTGGCGATGCGCCGGAGCAATACTCATGGTAG